Proteins encoded together in one Penicillium digitatum chromosome 1, complete sequence window:
- a CDS encoding Sucrose/H+ symporter, plant, translated as MSTQKVANTKNATSTITPFAEIDPKEERSLVWRLDIFFLTIGFLGYTFKYLDQTNISNAYVSGMETDLELYGNELNYFTTFFNIGYMIMLYPSCIIISHIGPSIWLPTCEVMWGILTCCLSTVTKAKQVYGLRFLIGFFEGATWPGYFTIISQWYLPHEMALRMSLYNIAQPVGAMLSGAMQGALSTNLEGALGRTGWRWAFIIDGVCTIFIALLAFTLLPGFPDRPNPLAKFYLRPRDIAVAEARTRRIGRDPQIGINIKTFLRCFKFWHIWLFSLAWSIGTNTTPSNYFN; from the exons ATGAGTACTCAAAAAGTCGCTAACACGAAGAACGCTACTAGCACCATTACTCCATTCGCAGAAATTGACCCCAAAGAAGAGAGGTCTTTG GTATGGCGCTTGGATATATTCTTCTTGACGATTGGCTTTCTGGGCTATACATTTAAATACTTAGATCAAACCAACATT AGCAATGCCTATGTTTCTGGAATGGAAACTGATTTGGAACTTTATGGAAATGAGCTGAATTACTTTACCACTTTCTTCAA CATTGGCTACATGATCATGCTTTATCCCTCATGCATCATTATTTCTCACATTGGACCTTCAATTTGGCTACCCACCTGCGAG GTCATGTGGGGTATATTGACTTGCTGCTTATCCACGGTCACCAAAGCAAAACAG GTCTATGGCCTTCGCTTCCTTATCGGCTTTTTTGAAGGCGCAACTTGGCCAGGCTATTTTACCATTATCAG CCAATGGTATTTGCCTCATGAAATGGCTCTCCGAATGAGTCTTTACAACATTGCACAACCTGTTGGGGCTATGTTATCTGGCGCGATGCAAGGCGCACTTTCAACGAACCTGGAAGGTGCCCTTGGTCGAACCGGCTGGCGATGGGCATTTATCATCGAT GGGGTTTGCACTATCTTCATCGCCTTACTGGCCTTCACGCTTTTACCGGGCTTT CCGGACCGCCCAAACCCTCTTGCCAAATTTTATCTCAGGCCTCGCGATATCG CTGTCGCTGAAGCGCGAACTCGCAGGATAGGCCGTGATCCACAGATTGGAATTAACATCAAAACTTTCCTGCGCTGCTTCAAGTTTTGGCATATCTGGTTGTTTTCAC TTGCTTGGTCTATCGGAACCAACACCACGCCTTCAAATTATTTtaactga